A single genomic interval of Agromyces cerinus harbors:
- a CDS encoding NYN domain-containing protein, producing the protein MPVSAEPRVALYFDFDNIVISRYDQLHGDMQYRRDTSRRKTVTAGSDTAERLTQATVDVDAVLDFAATFGTIAIARAYADWSTPVNASYRGQLIDRAVDLVQLFPLSATKNGADIRLAVDAVEDMFRIDDLTHIVIVAGDSDYVALAQKAKRLGRYVVGIGVAGGTSRALTAACDEYADYDTLLATDAAVADDEAADAAAPEAPAAPPATGRRSRAKSAAPEATDAAATDAATEPVAESAPAPARRRRATSKSVAEASGKTAPEKPESAEAPEAPAKRASARALQFVAPTDHAPADDTAGGSPRNPSRLLLKALELLHAKNDEEWQSSSTVKNQMMRMDPSFQERRLGFASFTDFLKSRGGVVELDETGRGRVRIRPTKD; encoded by the coding sequence ATGCCCGTCTCGGCAGAACCCCGCGTGGCCCTGTACTTCGACTTCGACAACATCGTCATCTCGCGGTACGACCAGCTGCACGGCGACATGCAGTACCGACGCGACACCTCGCGCCGCAAGACGGTCACGGCCGGATCCGACACCGCCGAGCGTCTCACGCAGGCGACGGTCGACGTCGACGCCGTGCTCGACTTCGCGGCGACCTTCGGCACGATCGCGATCGCACGCGCCTACGCCGACTGGTCGACGCCCGTCAACGCGAGCTACCGCGGCCAGCTCATCGACCGGGCCGTCGACCTCGTGCAGCTGTTCCCGCTCTCGGCGACGAAGAACGGCGCCGACATCCGCCTGGCGGTCGACGCCGTCGAGGACATGTTCCGCATCGACGATCTCACGCACATCGTGATCGTCGCCGGCGACTCCGACTACGTCGCCCTCGCGCAGAAGGCCAAGCGCCTCGGCCGCTACGTCGTCGGCATCGGCGTCGCGGGCGGCACGAGCCGGGCCCTCACGGCGGCGTGCGATGAGTACGCCGACTACGACACCCTGCTCGCGACGGATGCCGCGGTCGCCGACGACGAGGCAGCGGATGCCGCGGCGCCCGAAGCACCTGCGGCCCCACCGGCGACCGGCCGCAGGTCGCGGGCGAAGTCCGCCGCACCTGAGGCGACCGACGCAGCCGCGACCGACGCGGCGACGGAGCCGGTCGCAGAGTCGGCGCCCGCGCCGGCCCGGCGTCGTCGCGCGACGTCGAAGTCCGTCGCGGAGGCGTCTGGCAAGACGGCGCCCGAGAAGCCCGAGTCGGCAGAGGCGCCCGAAGCGCCGGCGAAGCGGGCCTCCGCCCGGGCGCTGCAGTTCGTCGCGCCGACCGACCACGCGCCGGCCGACGACACCGCCGGCGGCAGCCCCCGCAACCCCAGCCGGCTGCTGCTCAAGGCGCTGGAGCTCCTCCACGCGAAGAACGACGAGGAGTGGCAGTCGTCGAGCACGGTGAAGAACCAGATGATGCGCATGGACCCGAGCTTCCAGGAGCGCCGCCTCGGCTTCGCCTCGTTCACCGACTTCCTGAAGTCCCGCGGCGGCGTGGTCGAGCTCGACGAGACCGGCCGGGGCCGCGTGCGCATCCGCCCGACGAAGGACTAG
- a CDS encoding FadR/GntR family transcriptional regulator, with protein sequence MGAETSDTPRAWRTVLEHIETQLLEGALRPGDRLPGERALSTELGVGRSSVREALRVLEVLGLIRTAAGSGPNSGAIIIATPGGGMSALMRLQVAASGFPVADIVRTRLILETSVAGDLAEAEAAAAASTEANASAPDLAPAELLLDAMDSPDLAPTEFLALDAAFHLALAEASGNQVITATMAGLRSGIEGYALEGVAAITDWHATSARLRSEHRGIVEAIRRADAASARTRTHDHISGYYAETFVDVP encoded by the coding sequence ATGGGCGCTGAGACATCCGACACCCCGCGCGCCTGGCGCACCGTGCTCGAGCACATCGAGACGCAGCTGCTCGAGGGCGCCCTTCGCCCCGGCGATCGCCTGCCCGGCGAGCGCGCCCTCTCGACCGAACTCGGCGTCGGCCGCTCGAGCGTTCGCGAGGCGCTGCGCGTGCTCGAGGTGCTGGGGCTCATCCGCACCGCCGCGGGCTCGGGCCCGAACTCGGGCGCGATCATCATCGCGACGCCCGGCGGCGGCATGTCCGCGCTCATGCGCCTGCAGGTCGCGGCGAGCGGGTTCCCCGTCGCCGACATCGTGCGCACGCGCCTCATCCTCGAGACCTCGGTCGCGGGCGACCTCGCCGAGGCCGAAGCGGCGGCGGCCGCGAGCACCGAGGCGAACGCGTCCGCGCCCGACCTCGCCCCGGCCGAACTCCTGCTCGACGCCATGGACTCCCCCGATCTCGCACCGACCGAGTTCCTCGCGCTCGACGCCGCCTTCCACCTCGCCCTCGCCGAGGCCTCCGGCAACCAGGTGATCACCGCGACGATGGCCGGCCTCCGCAGCGGCATCGAGGGGTACGCCCTCGAGGGCGTCGCCGCGATCACCGACTGGCACGCGACATCCGCTCGCCTGCGCAGCGAGCACCGCGGCATCGTCGAGGCCATCAGGCGAGCGGATGCCGCATCCGCCCGCACCCGAACCCACGACCACATCTCGGGCTACTACGCCGAGACGTTCGTCGACGTCCCCTGA